Proteins co-encoded in one Campylobacter jejuni genomic window:
- the kpsS gene encoding capsule polysaccharide modification protein KpsS produces MKISKKLQQEFTSKNVLLLQGPVGNFFHHLAIKMKKKQTKVFKLNFNGGDFFFYPSGTRCKCDEKDLENFYRDFFQSKKIDAILMYNDCRIIHAKAIKVAKELGIEIWIFEEGYLRPYCITLEKDGVNANSSLPRDKNFYLSQNIFTKESIKEIPGGFKFMAFDAFLYWLFAFILAPFFNNKLHHRTLYPFEFLFWFRSLYRKYLYKITEKKLNEKIYNLEKKYFLAILQVYSDTQIKYHYKKSIEHFIEETILSFANHARAKSYLVFKHHPMDRGYKNYSKLINDLSQKYHVEGRVLYVHDTHLPVLLRKALGCITINSTVGLSAILEGCPTKVCGNAFYDFEGLSYPKKLQFFWREAHAYKPNPVLVCNFKKYLLQTNQFNGNFYKNFFLDK; encoded by the coding sequence ATGAAAATTTCTAAAAAATTGCAGCAAGAATTTACTAGTAAAAATGTTTTACTCTTGCAAGGGCCTGTGGGAAATTTTTTTCATCATCTTGCAATAAAAATGAAAAAAAAACAAACCAAAGTTTTTAAACTCAATTTTAACGGTGGAGATTTTTTTTTCTATCCTAGTGGAACGAGGTGTAAGTGCGATGAAAAAGATCTTGAAAATTTCTATAGAGATTTTTTTCAAAGCAAAAAAATCGATGCTATTTTAATGTATAATGATTGTCGTATTATCCATGCTAAGGCTATTAAAGTGGCTAAAGAATTAGGAATTGAAATATGGATTTTTGAAGAAGGATATTTAAGGCCTTATTGTATTACTTTGGAAAAAGATGGGGTGAATGCAAATTCTTCTTTACCGCGTGATAAAAATTTTTATCTTTCTCAAAATATTTTTACCAAAGAAAGCATAAAAGAAATTCCAGGTGGATTTAAATTTATGGCTTTTGATGCTTTTTTGTATTGGTTGTTTGCTTTTATTTTGGCTCCATTTTTTAACAACAAACTTCATCATCGCACTTTATATCCTTTTGAATTTTTATTTTGGTTTAGATCATTGTATAGAAAGTATCTTTATAAGATTACAGAAAAAAAACTAAATGAAAAGATTTATAATTTAGAAAAAAAGTACTTTTTGGCGATTTTACAAGTTTATAGCGATACGCAAATTAAATATCATTACAAAAAAAGCATAGAGCACTTTATAGAGGAAACCATACTTTCTTTTGCAAACCATGCAAGAGCTAAATCTTATCTAGTTTTTAAACACCATCCCATGGATAGGGGCTATAAGAATTATTCTAAACTCATAAATGATTTAAGTCAAAAATATCATGTAGAAGGAAGGGTTTTATATGTTCATGATACCCACTTGCCAGTTCTTTTAAGAAAGGCTTTGGGTTGTATTACTATAAATTCAACAGTAGGCCTTAGTGCTATTTTAGAAGGCTGTCCGACTAAGGTTTGTGGCAATGCTTTTTATGATTTTGAAGGCTTATCTTATCCAAAAAAACTTCAATTTTTTTGGCGTGAAGCTCATGCTTATAAACCCAATCCTGTTTTGGTATGTAATTTTAAAAAATATCTTTTACAAACTAATCAATTCAACGGCAATTTTTATAAAAATTTCTTTTTAGACAAATAA
- the kpsC gene encoding capsular polysaccharide biosynthesis protein translates to MKYYSTSKKLIANVRNFYSIFLYKRNLKINKDDLFFGWGRKKSGLKAMNLAKKHKAKFILLEDGFIRSLNLGVENSPSFSMVKDDIGIYYDGTMPSKLENLLNTYEFKDEEIKQAKKAIELIKKYKISKYNNNLDIPDDYFQKDEKRVLIITQTANDASLEFGLAKDFKTVDMIKDAIKENPDSKIYIKIHPDVLSGKKQSDLDINSLPKECILITENFNPIALLEFFDKVYTKTSGMGFEALMQECECICYGMPFYAGWGLTKDKLECKRRMQKRSLEEVFYAAYILYSEYFNPCLNQKSNIFDTIQTLAKYKDIEKVNSNRLFMLGFTLWKRHFIKPFFKAKDNEIIFLNSIKSLVRYKLKEDDKFFIWGKKYDENTLKNLLLTKAKEQNLTNFSPKISLVEDGFIRSISLGSDLTRPFSLIVDDKGLYIDPNKASKLEELLQNEIFDENMLNRAKNIIKILLENRFSKYNGLKHENLKINAKIGQKIILIPAQVEDDASMILGGFGLSTLDLLKEVRAKNQDAYIIFKPHPDVLSGNRVGLKDEKLILEFCDEIVKDCSIDSAIKIADEIHTITSTSGFDALLRAKKVFTYGMPFYAGWGLTKDKHKCERRTRKLSLEELVAGALITYPRYINPKTKILCEIEVCLDIMLNLQKDYFSKSYLKIIIDLRNFLLRRMRRIVENIIK, encoded by the coding sequence GTGAAGTATTACTCAACATCAAAAAAACTTATCGCTAATGTTAGAAATTTTTACAGCATTTTTTTATATAAGAGAAATTTAAAAATCAACAAAGATGATCTTTTCTTTGGCTGGGGGCGCAAAAAATCAGGTTTAAAAGCTATGAATTTGGCAAAAAAACATAAGGCTAAATTCATACTTTTAGAAGATGGATTTATCCGATCATTAAACTTAGGGGTTGAAAATAGCCCAAGTTTTTCTATGGTTAAAGATGATATAGGCATTTATTATGATGGAACAATGCCCTCAAAGCTTGAAAATCTTTTAAATACTTATGAATTTAAAGATGAAGAAATCAAGCAAGCTAAAAAAGCTATAGAGCTTATCAAAAAATATAAAATTAGCAAGTATAATAACAATCTTGATATCCCAGATGATTATTTTCAAAAAGATGAAAAAAGGGTTTTAATCATCACTCAAACAGCCAATGATGCCTCGCTTGAATTTGGGCTTGCTAAAGATTTTAAAACTGTCGATATGATAAAAGATGCCATAAAAGAAAATCCTGATTCTAAAATTTATATAAAAATCCATCCTGATGTTTTAAGTGGTAAAAAACAAAGTGATTTAGATATAAATTCCTTGCCTAAAGAATGTATTTTAATCACTGAAAATTTTAATCCCATAGCCTTGCTTGAGTTTTTTGATAAGGTTTATACCAAAACTTCTGGTATGGGTTTTGAAGCTTTGATGCAAGAATGTGAGTGTATTTGTTATGGCATGCCTTTTTATGCGGGCTGGGGTCTAACAAAAGATAAATTAGAGTGTAAAAGAAGGATGCAAAAAAGAAGTTTAGAAGAAGTTTTCTATGCTGCTTATATACTTTATAGCGAGTATTTTAATCCTTGTTTAAATCAAAAAAGTAATATTTTTGATACTATTCAAACTTTAGCAAAATATAAAGATATAGAAAAGGTAAATTCTAACAGGCTTTTTATGCTAGGCTTTACCTTATGGAAAAGGCATTTTATCAAGCCTTTTTTTAAAGCTAAAGATAATGAAATTATTTTTTTAAATTCTATTAAATCTTTAGTTAGATACAAGCTTAAAGAAGATGATAAATTCTTTATTTGGGGTAAAAAATATGATGAAAATACTCTTAAAAATTTGCTTTTAACAAAGGCAAAAGAGCAAAATTTAACTAATTTTAGTCCTAAAATTTCTTTAGTTGAAGATGGTTTTATCCGTTCAATTTCTTTAGGTTCTGATCTTACGCGCCCTTTTTCTTTAATCGTTGATGATAAAGGACTTTACATAGATCCAAATAAAGCAAGCAAATTAGAAGAGCTTTTGCAAAATGAAATTTTTGATGAAAATATGCTAAATAGGGCAAAAAATATTATAAAAATCTTACTTGAGAACCGCTTTTCAAAATATAATGGCTTAAAGCATGAAAATTTAAAGATCAATGCCAAAATAGGACAAAAGATTATTTTAATCCCTGCTCAAGTTGAAGATGATGCTTCGATGATTTTAGGAGGTTTTGGCTTATCTACTCTTGATTTGCTTAAGGAGGTGCGTGCTAAAAATCAAGATGCTTATATCATCTTTAAGCCACATCCTGATGTGTTAAGTGGTAACCGTGTGGGTTTAAAAGATGAAAAGCTTATCTTGGAATTTTGCGATGAGATTGTAAAAGATTGCAGTATTGATAGTGCTATAAAAATTGCTGATGAAATTCACACTATTACTTCTACAAGTGGTTTTGATGCTCTTTTAAGAGCTAAAAAAGTTTTTACTTATGGTATGCCTTTTTATGCAGGCTGGGGTTTAACAAAAGATAAACATAAATGCGAAAGAAGAACAAGAAAACTAAGCCTAGAAGAGCTTGTAGCAGGTGCTTTAATCACATATCCAAGATATATAAATCCTAAAACAAAAATTTTATGTGAAATTGAAGTTTGTTTAGATATAATGCTAAATTTACAAAAAGATTATTTTTCTAAATCTTATCTTAAAATAATTATAGATTTAAGAAATTTTTTATTAAGACGTATGAGACGCATTGTTGAAAATATCATAAAATAA
- the cysC gene encoding cytidine diphosphoramidate kinase: MINSPYIIWLTGLAGSGKTTIGQALYEKLKLKYKNLIYLDGDELREILGHYAYDRQGRIDMALKRAKFAKFLNDQGMIVIVTTISMFNEIYDYNRKQLKNYYEIYIECDMHELMQRDQKGLYTKALNKEIDNVVGVDIEFDKPEADLVINNSCRNNLEEKVELIIKKLAL; this comes from the coding sequence TTGATAAATAGTCCTTATATTATTTGGCTTACTGGTTTAGCTGGAAGCGGAAAAACAACTATAGGTCAAGCTTTGTATGAAAAATTAAAACTAAAATATAAAAACCTTATTTATCTCGATGGAGATGAGTTAAGAGAAATATTAGGACATTATGCATACGATAGACAAGGTCGCATAGATATGGCTTTGAAAAGAGCTAAATTTGCAAAATTTTTAAACGATCAAGGTATGATAGTTATTGTCACTACGATTTCAATGTTTAATGAGATTTATGATTACAATAGAAAGCAATTAAAAAATTATTATGAAATTTATATAGAATGCGATATGCATGAATTAATGCAAAGAGATCAAAAAGGGCTTTATACTAAGGCTTTAAATAAAGAAATTGATAATGTAGTTGGTGTTGATATAGAATTTGATAAACCAGAGGCTGATTTAGTGATCAATAATTCTTGTCGAAATAATTTAGAAGAAAAAGTTGAACTTATAATAAAGAAATTGGCATTGTGA
- a CDS encoding CTP:phosphoglutamine cytidylyltransferase, which produces MNAIILAAGFGSRLMPLTKDQPKCMVEYKNKKIIDYEIEALKSAGINEIAVVGGYLNEVLKNYLNKYDIEHFFINSKYDKTNMVHTFFCAKDFILKCIEEKQDLIISYADIVYFQDCVQKLINAKEELAIVVDKSWRKLWSKRFANPLEDAETLKMTNGYIIELGKKANAYDEIEAQYIGLFKFSYQFLSEVIAFYEMLDRDILYDNKNFENMYMTSFLQALIEKYNNAKAVEIDGNWCEIDFMSDLEVQIDK; this is translated from the coding sequence ATGAATGCAATTATCTTAGCAGCAGGTTTTGGATCAAGGCTGATGCCTTTAACAAAAGATCAACCAAAGTGTATGGTTGAGTATAAGAATAAAAAAATCATAGATTATGAAATCGAAGCTTTAAAATCAGCAGGTATAAATGAAATAGCTGTTGTGGGTGGATATTTAAACGAAGTGCTAAAAAATTATCTTAATAAATATGATATCGAGCATTTTTTTATTAATTCAAAATATGATAAAACCAATATGGTTCATACTTTTTTTTGCGCTAAAGATTTTATATTAAAATGCATCGAAGAAAAACAAGATTTGATTATTTCTTATGCGGATATTGTTTATTTTCAAGATTGCGTGCAAAAGCTTATAAATGCCAAAGAAGAACTTGCTATAGTAGTTGATAAGTCTTGGCGTAAGCTTTGGAGCAAACGCTTTGCAAATCCTTTAGAAGATGCTGAAACATTAAAGATGACAAATGGTTATATTATAGAACTTGGAAAAAAAGCTAATGCCTATGATGAGATAGAAGCTCAATATATAGGACTTTTTAAATTTTCTTATCAATTTCTTTCCGAAGTTATTGCTTTTTATGAAATGCTTGATCGAGATATTTTATATGATAATAAAAATTTTGAAAATATGTACATGACAAGTTTTTTGCAAGCTTTAATTGAAAAATACAACAACGCAAAAGCAGTGGAAATTGATGGCAATTGGTGTGAAATTGATTTTATGAGTGATTTAGAGGTGCAAATTGATAAATAG
- a CDS encoding gamma-glutamyl-CDP-amidate hydrolase — translation MFIGITQRLICNESYHEERECLALDWGKLFNKDLFKNFTPLPLSYEIDFSHYKHLIKAVILSGGNDLSFYSPNVLSKKRDLYEKQVIEICLEEKIPLLGICRGAQMIAHYFNSHISPCENHIGKHEVFFSKEKFISNSFHNFAIEKLGEDLVELCLAEDNTIEAFKHKYENIFGIMWHIERENGLNNIQILREWFSLIKE, via the coding sequence TTGTTTATAGGTATTACTCAAAGGCTTATTTGCAACGAAAGTTATCATGAAGAAAGAGAATGTTTGGCTTTGGATTGGGGAAAATTATTTAATAAAGATTTATTTAAAAATTTTACTCCTCTTCCTCTTAGCTATGAAATAGATTTTTCTCATTATAAACATCTAATAAAAGCTGTGATATTAAGCGGTGGCAATGATTTAAGTTTTTATAGTCCTAATGTTTTATCTAAAAAGAGGGATTTATATGAAAAGCAAGTTATAGAAATTTGTTTAGAAGAAAAAATACCACTTTTAGGAATTTGCAGAGGGGCTCAGATGATAGCTCATTATTTTAACAGCCATATAAGTCCTTGTGAAAATCATATAGGCAAACATGAAGTATTTTTCTCAAAAGAAAAATTTATAAGCAATTCTTTTCATAATTTTGCTATTGAAAAATTAGGCGAAGATCTTGTAGAACTTTGCTTAGCAGAAGATAATACCATAGAAGCTTTTAAACATAAGTATGAAAATATTTTTGGTATTATGTGGCATATTGAAAGAGAAAATGGGCTTAATAATATTCAAATTTTAAGAGAGTGGTTTAGTTTAATCAAGGAATAA
- a CDS encoding PEP-utilizing enzyme translates to MAELKFKTKAQNLKNLQTKLKKAKVLPLVLTSLEELISNEDKVLQDIQTLKANRLIIRSSSLSEDSMKNSNAGAFLSLANIKADSKDELLKALYEVANSMPSKSDEILVQPMLENITLCGVGFSVDKDNFSPYFCLQYDENGSNSSITDGSSKSAKTYYHYRNYLEFKDIRLQKIIELIKELEVLYDCHFLDVEFAFAIQDDKEELFCLQVRPLVMHEKNNLFHSLPKEALYRFYKRFESLKESRSRVLGDKAIFGVMPDWNPAEIIGLRPKRLAFSLYKEIITDNIWAYQRDNYGYRDLRSHPLIHSFLGIPYVDVRLSFNSFIPKKLDENIAQKLVNFYLDKLNKNHELHDKIEFNIVYSCYDFNSSKKLEELLNHGFNENEIKRLEFSLLELTNKIINPRSGLYLKDIQKAYKLKERYDGIINSNFSLIDKIYWLIEECKRYGTLPFAGVARAAFVAMQLLNSLVEIDFITKEEKDDFLNSLNTVSKNLSKQTNHLNFHNKDQFLKDFGHLRAGTYNILSPRYDEDFELYFDVDQKDSKVYLQDKAFVFSEEKTKALNALLREHGLEINACEFFDFLKQAIEGRELVKFEFTRLLSKAIVYIEELGKYYGIEKEDLAHLDIKSILNLYSSLYSINPKEQFVEEINRNKKEYELTQAIKLPSLLCNADEIFSFYNHSIIPNFITQKNITAFTAKENDKDLEGKIVLIYAADPGYDYLFTKNIAGLITCYGGANSHMAIRASELGMPAVIGVGEENFEKYLKAKKINIECESEQIFCL, encoded by the coding sequence ATGGCGGAGTTAAAATTTAAAACCAAAGCACAAAATTTAAAAAATTTACAAACAAAATTAAAAAAAGCAAAAGTTCTACCTTTGGTTTTAACTTCGCTTGAAGAATTAATATCAAATGAGGATAAAGTTTTACAGGACATTCAAACCTTAAAGGCTAATAGACTCATTATAAGAAGTTCTTCTTTAAGTGAAGATAGTATGAAAAACTCCAATGCAGGTGCTTTTCTTTCTTTGGCAAATATTAAAGCTGATTCTAAAGATGAATTATTAAAAGCTTTATATGAAGTTGCCAATTCTATGCCATCAAAAAGCGATGAAATTTTAGTTCAACCTATGCTTGAAAACATTACTCTTTGTGGCGTTGGTTTTAGTGTTGATAAGGATAATTTTTCCCCTTATTTTTGTCTTCAATATGATGAAAATGGTTCAAATAGCTCTATTACAGATGGAAGCAGTAAGAGTGCAAAAACTTACTATCATTACAGAAATTATTTAGAATTTAAAGATATTAGACTTCAAAAAATTATAGAACTTATAAAAGAATTAGAAGTTTTATATGATTGTCATTTTTTAGATGTTGAATTTGCATTTGCTATTCAAGATGATAAGGAAGAACTTTTTTGCTTACAAGTGCGTCCTTTGGTTATGCATGAAAAAAATAATTTATTTCATTCTTTACCAAAAGAAGCTTTATATAGATTTTATAAACGTTTTGAGTCTTTAAAAGAATCAAGATCTAGAGTTTTGGGAGATAAAGCCATTTTTGGGGTAATGCCTGATTGGAATCCAGCTGAAATCATAGGGTTAAGACCTAAGCGTTTAGCTTTTAGTTTATATAAAGAAATCATTACGGATAATATCTGGGCGTATCAAAGAGATAATTATGGTTATAGAGATCTAAGATCCCATCCTTTAATCCATTCTTTTTTAGGCATTCCTTATGTGGATGTAAGATTATCTTTTAATTCTTTTATACCAAAAAAATTAGATGAAAATATCGCACAAAAACTTGTCAATTTTTACTTAGATAAGCTTAATAAAAATCATGAATTGCACGATAAGATTGAATTTAATATTGTTTATTCTTGTTATGACTTTAATAGTTCTAAAAAATTAGAAGAACTTTTAAATCATGGTTTTAATGAAAATGAAATCAAAAGATTAGAATTTTCATTATTAGAACTTACAAATAAGATTATTAATCCTAGATCAGGGCTTTATTTAAAAGATATACAAAAAGCTTATAAGCTAAAAGAAAGATATGATGGTATTATTAATTCTAATTTTTCTTTAATTGATAAAATTTATTGGCTTATTGAAGAATGCAAGCGTTATGGAACCTTGCCTTTTGCGGGAGTGGCTAGGGCTGCATTTGTAGCAATGCAACTTTTAAATTCTTTAGTTGAGATTGATTTTATAACTAAAGAGGAAAAAGATGATTTTTTAAATTCACTCAATACAGTGAGTAAAAATTTAAGCAAACAAACAAACCATCTTAATTTTCACAACAAAGATCAATTTTTGAAAGATTTTGGACATTTAAGAGCAGGAACTTATAATATTTTATCGCCAAGGTATGATGAAGATTTTGAGCTTTATTTTGATGTGGATCAAAAAGATAGTAAAGTTTATTTACAAGATAAAGCTTTTGTTTTTTCAGAAGAAAAGACAAAAGCTTTAAATGCCTTACTTAGAGAACATGGACTAGAGATTAATGCTTGTGAATTTTTTGATTTTTTAAAGCAGGCTATCGAGGGTAGAGAGCTCGTTAAATTTGAATTCACTAGATTGCTTTCTAAGGCTATAGTTTATATAGAAGAATTAGGCAAATATTATGGTATTGAAAAAGAAGATTTGGCTCATCTTGATATAAAAAGCATTTTAAATCTTTATTCTAGTCTTTATTCTATAAATCCAAAAGAGCAGTTTGTAGAAGAAATTAATCGCAATAAAAAAGAATATGAACTTACACAAGCTATAAAACTTCCTTCTTTACTTTGCAATGCCGATGAAATTTTTTCTTTTTATAATCATAGTATTATTCCAAATTTCATTACACAAAAGAACATCACTGCATTTACGGCGAAGGAAAATGATAAAGATTTAGAAGGAAAGATTGTTTTAATTTATGCAGCAGATCCTGGATATGATTATTTATTTACAAAAAATATAGCAGGACTTATTACATGTTATGGGGGTGCTAATTCACATATGGCCATTCGTGCCTCAGAACTTGGAATGCCTGCTGTTATAGGAGTTGGAGAAGAAAATTTTGAAAAATATTTAAAAGCTAAAAAAATAAATATAGAATGTGAAAGTGAGCAAATATTTTGTTTATAG
- a CDS encoding class I SAM-dependent methyltransferase: MQKLVEQVWDYTKHAKFYSYRPNYAPKTIDMLISLVGKKDIKVADIGAGTGNLSIMLLERGCKVVSVEPNDAMREIGIERTKGEKIDWVRATGLNSTLQNSEFDWVTFGSSFNVMDRNEALEEAHRLLKSEGYFSCMWNHRDLNDPVQKIAEDTIVEFVPNYTRGTRREDQRPIIESRKDLFDNIVYIEEDFYFHQSIENYINAWKSVKNPYWDLETDEGNELFNKISNKISQRLPKEFSIKYTTRCWSAKKI; this comes from the coding sequence ATGCAAAAACTAGTAGAACAAGTGTGGGATTATACCAAGCATGCTAAATTTTATAGCTATAGACCAAATTATGCTCCAAAAACTATAGATATGCTTATTAGTTTAGTTGGAAAAAAAGATATTAAAGTCGCTGATATCGGTGCAGGAACTGGAAATCTAAGCATTATGCTTTTAGAAAGAGGATGTAAGGTAGTATCTGTAGAACCAAATGATGCGATGCGTGAGATCGGGATAGAAAGAACTAAAGGTGAGAAGATTGATTGGGTTAGGGCAACAGGTTTAAACTCAACACTTCAAAATAGTGAATTTGATTGGGTGACTTTTGGTAGCAGTTTTAATGTAATGGATAGAAATGAAGCTTTAGAGGAAGCACATCGCTTATTAAAATCAGAGGGATATTTTTCTTGTATGTGGAATCACAGGGATTTAAACGATCCTGTGCAAAAAATAGCTGAAGATACTATTGTAGAATTTGTACCAAATTATACAAGGGGAACAAGAAGAGAAGATCAAAGACCAATTATAGAGAGTCGAAAGGATCTTTTTGATAATATTGTTTATATTGAAGAGGATTTTTATTTTCATCAAAGCATTGAAAATTATATTAATGCATGGAAAAGTGTTAAAAATCCTTATTGGGATTTGGAGACTGATGAGGGAAATGAACTTTTTAATAAAATTAGTAATAAAATTTCACAAAGACTTCCTAAGGAATTTAGCATAAAATATACCACTCGTTGTTGGAGTGCTAAAAAAATATAA
- a CDS encoding class I SAM-dependent methyltransferase, with product MKQGDFTEVAKHYHNRPAYSPFLLEKLVACINDKNKNLKDLNIVEVGAGTGKLTKMLGEIFGCQISAVEPNDNMREEGQKFTQNLSNISWHKGSGEETCMSNNQADWVIMASSFHWTDPKKSLPEFNRILTGGGYFTAIWNPRHIVEGSVFDEIEKEIKHIVPELARVSSGTQNVKKWEEILVSTGDFTDCFFMECDYKEFWDKERYLGAWHSVNDIQAQAGEKRWKEILEMIEAKISHIQSIEIPYKIRAWTARKA from the coding sequence ATGAAACAAGGAGATTTTACAGAGGTTGCAAAGCATTATCATAATAGACCTGCTTATAGTCCGTTTTTACTTGAAAAACTTGTAGCTTGTATCAATGATAAAAATAAAAATTTAAAAGATTTAAATATTGTTGAAGTAGGAGCTGGAACTGGAAAACTTACTAAGATGTTGGGAGAAATATTTGGATGCCAAATTAGTGCTGTGGAGCCAAATGATAATATGCGTGAAGAAGGGCAAAAATTTACACAAAATTTATCAAATATTTCTTGGCACAAAGGAAGTGGTGAAGAAACCTGCATGAGCAATAATCAAGCTGATTGGGTCATCATGGCTAGTTCTTTTCATTGGACAGATCCTAAAAAATCTCTCCCAGAATTTAATCGTATATTAACAGGGGGGGGGTATTTCACTGCGATTTGGAATCCTCGCCACATTGTAGAGGGTTCGGTTTTTGATGAAATCGAAAAGGAGATTAAACATATTGTTCCAGAGCTTGCTCGTGTAAGCAGTGGCACTCAAAATGTTAAAAAATGGGAAGAAATTCTTGTTTCAACAGGAGATTTCACAGACTGCTTTTTTATGGAGTGTGACTATAAAGAGTTTTGGGATAAAGAGCGTTATCTTGGAGCTTGGCATTCTGTAAATGATATACAAGCACAAGCAGGTGAAAAAAGATGGAAGGAAATTTTAGAGATGATAGAAGCTAAAATTTCTCATATACAAAGTATAGAGATTCCTTATAAAATAAGAGCATGGACAGCTAGAAAAGCATAA
- a CDS encoding DUF2972 domain-containing protein, with protein sequence MYNPNSAIERVKNHLAYKLGQAMIDFTNNGGGYIALFKKLYKIKKQHKKEQKIYQQTIQIFPQLKYPSLETCGDYEQALRYKFHLSYMLGEVLIKADKTWHKGSGFKLKNDIKKANKEFQIFREIFKEFDQINSSILEGLINNKQLFLKEFPRIKNILKIHQDYKAILDNIFHNFNYFIQNFDLIEEWLLSDDFNERYKKGSHPYPSLLDPKKLNDENEKINYKNIPAELAWEMNLPLPDGYKFNLFTFGLTGHSILLRALVYHGVRLQWYSNDYKMLYLDNFEHSYDCIHILFLDRNDFNKSFKYINLLPRITTIFLIRDPISKFKTGLNHGGYKKGCNSYDIVDSNIPIQKILDRVQYPFFEQITLEHMLNYWINHGVWRYDSIIKNICKEKIYFLDMEELMPNKILSTFVDLKFKFKLNNIDNLEIIQKIIFGPYRYILPLIINFSFENINIKVYIELKDRVTNGNINLNCMLKYKHDLLQDIVFSISKLDFEYLNNPLIKQINDFQKDFLDVLNKKIKDIENKKWSENDILSEFKNNKLIRNKVFNMLHKELKFIKQYRPDIVASWKYYQEFEKMCKELDGDIQEKDL encoded by the coding sequence ATGTATAACCCAAACTCAGCTATAGAAAGAGTAAAAAATCATCTTGCTTATAAACTAGGTCAAGCTATGATTGACTTTACAAACAATGGGGGGGGGTATATAGCATTATTTAAAAAACTTTATAAAATTAAAAAGCAACACAAAAAAGAACAAAAAATTTATCAACAAACTATACAAATCTTTCCTCAGCTCAAATATCCAAGTTTAGAAACATGTGGTGATTATGAACAAGCTTTAAGATATAAATTTCATTTGTCCTATATGCTGGGTGAAGTTTTAATCAAGGCTGATAAAACTTGGCATAAAGGAAGTGGATTTAAACTAAAAAATGATATTAAAAAAGCCAATAAAGAATTTCAAATTTTTAGAGAAATTTTTAAAGAATTTGATCAGATTAACTCTAGCATTCTTGAAGGATTGATAAATAATAAACAACTATTCCTAAAAGAATTTCCAAGAATAAAAAATATATTAAAAATTCATCAAGACTATAAAGCAATACTAGATAATATCTTTCACAACTTTAATTATTTTATACAAAATTTTGATCTTATAGAAGAATGGTTGTTATCAGATGATTTTAATGAAAGATATAAAAAAGGAAGTCATCCTTATCCTTCTTTACTTGATCCCAAGAAACTAAATGATGAAAACGAAAAAATTAATTATAAAAATATACCTGCTGAACTTGCATGGGAGATGAATTTACCTTTACCTGATGGGTATAAGTTTAATCTATTTACTTTTGGATTAACTGGACATAGTATCCTGTTAAGAGCTTTAGTTTATCATGGTGTTAGATTGCAATGGTATTCCAATGACTATAAAATGTTGTATTTGGATAATTTTGAGCATAGTTATGATTGCATACATATACTTTTTTTAGATAGAAATGATTTTAATAAGAGTTTTAAATATATAAATTTACTTCCACGAATCACTACTATATTTTTAATTCGAGATCCTATATCAAAATTTAAAACAGGATTAAATCATGGTGGATATAAAAAAGGTTGTAATAGTTACGATATAGTCGATAGTAATATCCCTATCCAAAAAATATTAGATAGGGTGCAATATCCTTTTTTTGAGCAAATAACATTAGAACATATGTTAAATTATTGGATAAATCATGGTGTATGGCGGTATGATTCTATCATTAAAAATATATGCAAAGAGAAAATATATTTTTTGGATATGGAGGAGCTTATGCCAAATAAAATTTTATCAACTTTTGTTGATTTAAAGTTTAAATTTAAATTAAATAATATAGATAATTTGGAAATAATACAAAAAATAATTTTTGGTCCATATAGATATATTTTACCGCTTATAATAAATTTTTCGTTTGAAAATATAAATATTAAAGTTTATATAGAATTAAAAGATAGAGTGACTAATGGAAATATAAATTTAAATTGTATGTTAAAATATAAACATGATTTATTGCAAGATATTGTATTTTCAATATCAAAATTAGATTTTGAGTATTTAAACAATCCACTAATAAAACAAATAAATGATTTTCAAAAAGATTTTCTAGACGTTTTAAATAAAAAAATAAAAGATATTGAAAATAAAAAATGGTCAGAAAATGATATTTTAAGTGAATTTAAAAATAATAAATTAATAAGAAATAAAGTCTTTAATATGCTACACAAAGAGTTAAAATTTATCAAACAATATCGTCCAGATATAGTAGCATCTTGGAAATACTATCAAGAATTTGAAAAAATGTGCAAAGAGTTGGATGGTGATATTCAGGAAAAAGATTTGTAA